GCTCGATCATCAGCTGGGCCGCGGGGGACAGCACGGCGCCGGTGCGGTGCACGATCCCGAACGTGTCCCACTGCTTGGGGCGCAGCGAGACCCACCCGGCGCCGGGTGCGAGCCGCGGGATCAGCTGCTCGGCAGCACCGCGCGGAATGACGGAGTCGGCCAGGCCCATCCCGACGAGCTCGACTGCGGTCTCGACGTCCTCGACCTCGATCCGGGTCTGCGGGTTGCGCCCGGTCTCGTGGAGCATTTGGCGCAGCAGGATGCGCGTCGAGTCGTCGTGGCGCCACGTCGTCTCGGGCATCACCAGGCTGGCCTCGGCGAGGCGCCGGGCGGTCACCGGCGTGGTGAGGCGCGCTGGGTCGGCACTGATGTAGACGAGCTCCTCGCGGGCCACCGGGGTGATCGTGATGCCCTCGCTCTGCACTCCCGACACCGCCAGCATCGCGGCCTCCAGCCGCCCACGGCGCAGGTCGTCGGCGACCTCGGTGGAGTTCTGCCCGACCAGCTCGACCCGGACGCCGGGGTAGCGCGCCAGCACGTCGGCGATCAGCCCCGCGCTCGCGTAGAGCCGCGCCACCCCGAACATCCCGAACCGGATCGTCCCGGTCTCGAACGTCTTGGCGCTCTGCACGGCCTGCCGCGCCTCCTCGACGCTCGCCAGCACCTTCTCGGCGTGCGGACGCAGGGTGTCGGCGATCGTCGTCGGTACGACGCCCCGCCCGACCCTCCGGAACAGCTGGACGCCCAGCGTCTTCTCCAGCGCGCGGACCTGCTCGGAGACCGACGGCTGGGCGTAGCCGAGCTCGTCGGCCGCCCCGGTGAGAGACCCGTGCTCGTAGGTCGCCAGGAAGCAGCGCAGCTGGTGCAACGAAAGCATAGGTTTCTCCTTGGGCTGCCTCTGGAAAGCAAGGCTACCCCTGGATCCGATCTCGCCGGAGAATAGAGGCATGTTCCTCCACCACTGCACCTCCTGCGACCAGAGGCAGCTGATCTTCCCCAGCCAGATCACCGGCCTGACCAACACCGACTCCGGCATCCTCGTCGGCTTCACCTGCTGGTGCGGCGTCGAGCAGACCGCGGTCACCGGCAACCGCGCCGAGCGTCGTACGGCGCAGACCGTCGCGGCCTGAGCAAGACCGGCAATCCCGTTTGGGAGCCGCCCGTGGGCGACCCCTATACTTCTGCGGGTTGTCCGGCTGACGCCGGGCGGCACGCCGCCTTAGCTCAGTTGGTAGAGCGAGTCACTCGTAATGACTAGGTCGTCAGTTCGATTCTGACAGGCGGCTCGCCTGAAAGCCCCTGACCTGCCGGACCGCAGATCGGGGGCCTTTGGTATTTGCGCGGATCAGGCTCAAGTCCAGGGAAACTCACGGGAAAACGGTTCTCGCACGTCGGCGACGCCTGCCGGGCATGAGCCCCAATTCGCAGCCCGCAGCCACCCCGTGGAGGTACCTCGCTCGACGCTGACCGCGACAACTGGGACGACATCGACACCGGAGCCGTCCCAGCAACTTGGGCGACTTTCCTCGGGGTCACTGTCGGCGCCACACATTTGACGCCCTCGGGGGCCGCACTCGTCCCACGTGTCGCGGCTGACCTCACCCAATGGTTCGGATGGGACTGGCTGCCGACAGCGATCGGCGCTGGCGCAGAGGGCCGGATCCCCTCGCTGCGTCGGTTCTCGCCCGCGATGTCGCTGAACGGCGACATCGGTGCAGCGGCTTCCTTCATCGAGGTTGTCGGCTGGTGGGCGGCCCTGATGACGCAGACCGATGCGCGCGGTATCGGTCAAGTACGTAAGGACCTGCGTCGAGACGTTTCGATTGCACGGCTACTCCACACCCTCACTCAGACCCGCCTCGCAGCGATGGCAACCGCCGCGGGTATGCAGGTGACTTTCGAGCCTCGCCCTGGCGACCTGTTGTTGCGGTCTGACGGCACCGAAGTGACCGTCGAAGTCTTTGCGATGCGACCAGCAGTCGACTTGACAGACAGACGGAACTGTCGAATCACATGTTTGCAGTTGTCGACGAGTCATCGAGACGGCACCGAGTTCACTTCTCCGGTCAGCTCCCCATCATCGAGACCGACTTGGACAAGTGGGGCGTCTGGGTCGAGCAACAGGCGGCCGACGTAGGTCGGCTCGGCATCGCGTTAGCGCTCCGCTGGGATGAGTCCGAGGTGCTCGTGGCTCCAGGGGACGCCCCTACCGGTGTTGAACTGGTCGGCCCGAGTATCGAAGTAGATGTCGGGTCACGCATCCGTGAACGTGTCAGCCACAAAGCGCGCCAGGTCGAGAGCGCCCCAGCCGCGTGGCTATGGGTTGAGAACCACGGGGCCGTGGACCTCCTCAGCCCTGTGGCCTCCGCGTCACTGCCCGACCAGCTTGACGCCTACCGAGCTTTGCTCTTCGACGCCGCTGCGGCGACCGCTTCAGTACAAGGGCTGACTTTCTCGAGTGCGGGTCGGCGGCGATGGCCGCCTGTGACGCCGGAACACGTCGTGACTGGCGTGAACCGAGCGGCCGTGCACCCGGTGCCTCTGGACCGGGCGCGGACGACCTACCACCTGCCGGGTGTCGACGGCCCGGTAAGCAGTGTGATGTGGCGCCTCGTCGAGCAGGACTCGACGTGGCTGGATGTCGCGCTGATGAAGCTTGGTAGCCCGTCGGTCGCGAAGCTGGTCAAGACAGCTTGAACCTGATGCAGGCTCGCTGCGAGATCGCCGTGCAGTCGTTGTTGGTTTGGCGGCGAGCCTGTCAGGGCTCGTTCCGGTGGGTTCGACGGACCGGGCGCCGTGGCAGATGACCACGTTGGCTGCGTCGCCGGCGTCGGTCCACAGCCCGATGGTCTTCAAACCCCCTAGAGGACGGCGGCGTACGGCTGCTCTGTTGCCTTGACATGGCCGACAGGGAAGCTCGGCCGGCTGGATGCGCACGCACGATGTCGAGGTCTGGCAGTTACCTGGGGTGCAGAATGACGGGGACGGCGGTGCAGACGTCGGCGCGGGTGTCGCAGGCTGGGCTCTCATCTCCTACGGCGAGGACTGGCGCTCATCGGACGGTCGGATGTACGGGGTCGATGTCGGTCCGGCGAAGCTGGACCGGCTGCTCGGGTGAGGCATTCGAACCTGTCGCACGTCCAGTTAGCGCCTCCGCTGTGGACGGCTCCGGTGCGGCGTGCAGCGAACCGAAACCCGCTTTCGGCAACTCCTGGGCCCTGCGCGCTGTCCGCTTGCAGTTTGGGAACACCGTAAACGCAACCGAAGCAGGCAACTGTCGACGGCGTTGTCCTTTCGGTAAGGGAGGTACCTGCCGCGCAACACCGAATCTAGTACGCGTTCGGGGCGTAGGGGCTCGTCAGTTCGCCGCGGATCGGGATCAGGGTGCCGAGAGTCTTGGCTGTCTGGTGCCGGTCGGGCTGCCCGGTGCTGCGGTGGCTACTGCGGGCCCCAGCCTCGTGAGGTGGCATCGGAAGCCCTGCCCGGTGCTACTATCACTTTGGGATAGCCCTAAAGGGAAACAGGCGGGGGAGTTGCTGCGAATCATGACCTTTCAACCCGGCACGGAGCTGCTGGCCGACCTCCGGGTGGCTCGGGACGCCGTCGCTGAGTGCCTCACCAAGTTGAGGTCCGGGATCCTGCCCGACGACGCCGAACGCGAACGCGTCGACATCAAAGAGGAAGCAGGTCGTAGAGGGTCTGGAGGCGTTCTACTCCCAGCAGCGCCCCAGAACACCAGGGCCGCCGACCAACTCGCCGACGAAGTTGCATGCATGGCCAACACGCCAGGCGGGGGTGCCCTGATCGTCGGCATCGAAGACAAGACCGGCGACCTCATTGGTACCGACCTCGACATCGAATGGCTCCGCAACCAGATCCACCGACGCGTCGATGTCGCCCCCAACATCGAAGCCACCATTGAACAAGGCATACGACTCCTGGTCCTCTACGTCCCCGAAGCGCGAGAGCCGGTCGAGGACACCTCCGACCGCATCCGGTGGCGGGTCGGGAAGGCGTGCGAGCCCATCGACCGCGGCACCTGGTGGGTTCACAGACAAGGACGAGCCGGCTGGGACGCAATGGCACGACCCAGCACGATGACGGTCGCCGACATCACCCCTGGTTCCATGACCGTCGCACGCGACTACATCGCGCGACGATCGGACAGCAATGGCGACCTCGCCGAAGCGGCGACCCCGGAGCTGCTGCGTCGCATCGGGGTCCTCACCCCGGAACAGTTGCTCACCCAAGCGGGAGCCCTGCTGTTCTGCGGGGGCCCACGGCCGTGGCTTTCGTGGACGCGTCTCGACGTCACAGGCGGAGAAGTCCTGGCCCATGAGGAAGACTTCGCTGGCACATCCCTCCTTGAACAGATCCAGCGCATCGAAGACCTCATGGATGCAGCAAACGACAGGGTCACCCTGCCCGGTGATTTCGCAGAACACTCCGTTCGACTCCTACCGCCACGAGCGGCTCGGGAGGCGGTCCTCAACGGCGTCGTGCACCGCGACTGGCATCAACAAGAACCCACGGCCGTAACGTGGATCGAGGCCGACGCATCCCTGACCGTCATCTCGCCGGGAGGATTCACCGGCGGTGTCGAAGTCACCAACATCCTCACCCAGCGCTACTCCCGGTCACCAGCGCTTGCCGACGCGGTCCGAGCCCTCGGCCTCGTCGACAAACAGGGCTTTGGCGTAGACCGTATGTACCGCGAGATGGTCTCCCTGGGACACCGCCCCCCTCTTCTTGATGAGGAACCTGGGCCACGGGTGAGGGCGAAGCTGGTCGGCGGTCAGCCTGTTGTCCCTGTCATGCGGTTGATGAACAGCATCCAGCCGGTGATCAGGCGGCGTGACGTCCAAGTCGCGCTCATCCTCCATACGCTGTTGCACCGCCCGTGCGCGACCACGAGGGACATCGCCCAGGTACTGCAAGTGGCGCCGGACGATGCGCGTCAAGCTCTTGAAACCGCCAGTCGCTGTGTCATCGACACCGAGCCCATCATTACCCCCTACAAGGACGTGTGGACTCTGTCGAAGCGAGCACGCCGAGTCGTGAAGAGAGGAACAGACGAGATCGCCTCTCTGCGTCGCTCGGGCGTCCTGTGGTTCCTTCCGCCCAACACCGACAATGCCGGCGATGTCATCACCACCTGGCTCGACCAGCACGACCGCATCACCTCCGGTGACTACGCGGCC
The Nocardioides plantarum genome window above contains:
- a CDS encoding LysR family transcriptional regulator, whose amino-acid sequence is MLSLHQLRCFLATYEHGSLTGAADELGYAQPSVSEQVRALEKTLGVQLFRRVGRGVVPTTIADTLRPHAEKVLASVEEARQAVQSAKTFETGTIRFGMFGVARLYASAGLIADVLARYPGVRVELVGQNSTEVADDLRRGRLEAAMLAVSGVQSEGITITPVAREELVYISADPARLTTPVTARRLAEASLVMPETTWRHDDSTRILLRQMLHETGRNPQTRIEVEDVETAVELVGMGLADSVIPRGAAEQLIPRLAPGAGWVSLRPKQWDTFGIVHRTGAVLSPAAQLMIELATTRIRTVAEPLGVS
- a CDS encoding DUF5635 domain-containing protein codes for the protein MTFQPGTELLADLRVARDAVAECLTKLRSGILPDDAERERVDIKEEAGRRGSGGVLLPAAPQNTRAADQLADEVACMANTPGGGALIVGIEDKTGDLIGTDLDIEWLRNQIHRRVDVAPNIEATIEQGIRLLVLYVPEAREPVEDTSDRIRWRVGKACEPIDRGTWWVHRQGRAGWDAMARPSTMTVADITPGSMTVARDYIARRSDSNGDLAEAATPELLRRIGVLTPEQLLTQAGALLFCGGPRPWLSWTRLDVTGGEVLAHEEDFAGTSLLEQIQRIEDLMDAANDRVTLPGDFAEHSVRLLPPRAAREAVLNGVVHRDWHQQEPTAVTWIEADASLTVISPGGFTGGVEVTNILTQRYSRSPALADAVRALGLVDKQGFGVDRMYREMVSLGHRPPLLDEEPGPRVRAKLVGGQPVVPVMRLMNSIQPVIRRRDVQVALILHTLLHRPCATTRDIAQVLQVAPDDARQALETASRCVIDTEPIITPYKDVWTLSKRARRVVKRGTDEIASLRRSGVLWFLPPNTDNAGDVITTWLDQHDRITSGDYAALTGLTTAGARGVLDRFGDVLERGQDMGRNAHYRRRAEGGA